A window of the Cheilinus undulatus linkage group 21, ASM1832078v1, whole genome shotgun sequence genome harbors these coding sequences:
- the plekhh3 gene encoding pleckstrin homology domain-containing family H member 3, with protein MPLQGVCWFLCCRQGFSLLGRDYGEKEEEESFELRNKEDLTPNGRSPAEVTVSQPTRTANGTNGHAVSDGSEEMKSLIIEKNKMGLEEESELLVKGWLLREVRGNWIKQRRYWFVLSQDSLDYYSGSEKGARRLGTLVLTNLCSVIWPDKQTYKETGHWSITVYGRKHCYRLYTKHFNEAVHWACAIQKIIDTKAPVETPTQLLIRDIEENKFNPEVVEHIYQHNPILKYTQGPLYAPLLPFPYGSLEHTYHSGKGYGSVREEAVKLFNCLQQLESAREPVPIIQGVLQTCLDLRPLRDEVYCQLVKQTSYTPAPYTAAHLRYWQLLTCMSCTFLPGPIVLKYLRFHLKRIQSHSPESEMDNYASFISEALEKTKCRECVPSWEEIQMLMSRQEMLCTVHYPGSGSCQLFISSHTTANEVVRRMQEKLCLQDSKNTFALYKQNALREQPVAGSTLIADILTSLSSKESESKSQWKLCFKLYCLLDADSISVDSIEYLFLFEQCHEMVVRGQLPACEEDLQALASLRLQCLMGDFSTHTPCPQLDELYPGHMLEARVLMSLSATQALPACQVAAQSCPATQRFLQGTLWSHTATAVHKQKVELDMRLRSRLKEEAAAVMGSILERWKSLSGYSRRDSMAAYLTIARQWSGFGCTLYEVDFYISSTGSFSQKLWLGVAATSVSLYRQGEAEALESFPYGQICSYGVSDSNTFKITAGDRDLLFETTKLTEIMQLMNAYFSAIRRQRGKGEDADITMASMPTPTLLELPSHPV; from the exons ACACGCTGTCTCAGACGGCTCAGAGGAGATGAAGAGTCTGATCATTGAGAAGAATAAGATGGGCCTGGAGGAAGAGTCTGAACTGCTGGTCAAAG GATGGCTACTACGGGAGGTACGTGGCAACTGGATCAAGCAGCGCCGGTACTGGTTTGTGCTGAGCCAGGACTCTCTTGACTACTACAGTGGATCAGAAAAAGGAGCCCGCAGACTGGGAACACTGGTCCTCACCAATCTATGCTCTGTCATCTGGCCAGACAAGCAGACATACAAAGAGACGG GCCACTGGAGCATTACAGTGTATGGGAGGAAGCACTGCTACAGGTTGTACACTAAGCACTTCAACGAGGCGGTTCACTGGGCATGTGCCATCCAGAAAATCATCGACACCAAAGCACCAGTGGAAACACCAACACAGCTCCTGATTCGAGACATCGAG GAGAATAAATTCAACCCTGAGGTAGTGGAGCACATCTACCAGCACAATCCCATCCTGAAGTACACCCAGGGTCCCCTCTATGCTCCTCTGCTGCCCTTCCCCTATGGCAGCCTGGAGCATACAT ACCACAGTGGGAAAGGGTACGGCTCAGTGCGGGAGGAGGCCGTGAAGCTCTTCAACTGCCTGCAGCAACTGGAGTCAGCACGAGAGCCTGTTCCCATCATCCAGGGCGTACTGCAAACCTGCTTGGACCTACGACCCCTCCGTGACGAGGTCTACTGCCAGCTAGTGAAGCAAACCAGCTACACACCTGCTCCGTACACTGCAGCTCACCTCCGCTACTGGCAGCTGCTGACCTGCATGAGCTGCACCTTCCTACCTGGGCCCATTGTGCTGAAGTACCTGCGGTTCCACCTCAAGAG GATCCAAAGCCACAGTCCAGAGTCTGAGATGGATAACTATGCATCATTCATCAGCGAAGCTCTGGAGAAGACAAAGTGTCGAGAGTGCGTGCCATCCTGGGAGGAGATCCAGATGCTGATGAGCCGACAGGAGATGCTGTGCACTGTGCACTATCCTGGCTCCGGATCCTGCCAACTCTTCATCAGCTCACACACAACTGCCAATGAG GTGGTCCGAAGGATGCAGGAGAAGCTCTGCCTGCAAGACAGCAAAAACACGTTTGCACTGTACAAGCAGAATGCACTGCGGGAGCAGCCGGTTGCAGGCAGCACTCTGATCGCAGACATCCTGACCag CCTCTCCTCCAAAGAATCCGAGTCTAAATCCCAGTGGAAACTGTGCTTCAAGCTCTACTGCCTGTTGGACGCTGACAGCATATCAGTGGACAGCATTGAGTATCTCTTCCTCTTTGAGCAG TGTCATGAGATGGTGGTGCGAGGCCAGCTACCTGCTTGTGAAGAGGACCTGCAGGCTTTAGCCTCCCTGAGGCTTCAGTGTCTGATGGGTGACTTCAGCACACATACTCCATGCCCACAACTGGATGAGCTTTACCCGGGTCACATGCTCGAAGCCCGAGTACTCATGTCCCTGTCTGCAACCCAAGCCTTGCCAGCCTGTCAGGTAGCAGCGCAGAGCTGTCCTGCCACACAGCGCTTCCTGCAAGGAACGCTTTGGAGTCACACAGCTACGGCAGTCCACAAACAAAAGGTGGAGTTAGACATGCGGCTGCGGAGCCGACTGAAGGAGGAGGCAGCGGCTGTCATGGGGTCCATCTTAGAGCGGTGGAAAAGTCTGTCTGGCTACAGCCGTAGGGACAGTATGGCTGCCTACCTCACAATTGCACGCCAGTGGTCAGGCTTTGGATGCACTCTTTATGAAGTGGACTTCTATATT AGTTCAACAGGGAGCTTTTCCCAGAAGCTGTGGTTGGGTGTAGCTGCAACATCCGTTTCTCTGTATCGGCAGGGAGAGGCAGAGGCCCTGGAGTCCTTCCCTTATGGCCAGATCTGTTCTTACGGGGTCTCTGATAGCAACACTTTCAAGATCACAGCTGGGGATCGGGATCTGCTGTTTGAAACTACCAAG ctGACTGAGATCATGCAGCTGATGAATGCGTACTTCAGTGCCATCCGTCGACAGAGAGGCAAAGGGGAAGACGCTGACATCACCATGGCCTCCATGCCGACACCCACCCTCCTTGAGCTGCCATCGCACCCTGTCTGA